From Bacteroidia bacterium, a single genomic window includes:
- a CDS encoding 4Fe-4S dicluster domain-containing protein, translating into MEEKKEPKENKRREFLKTLGIIGAAGASGAMALYFGQQYEKIKSGKKVRLLTVDNKVVEFENGELKEFKGTTEDFIARGREGLPGKSWVMVIDLAKCRNARKCISACQNAHHLKPEQYHINTLQMQDSEMASPYFMPKPCQHCDNPPCVSVCPVDATFKRTDGPVLIDNERCIGCRFCIAACPYSARIFNWFDPKDAEKFANDPYDIELNVPQKRGTVSKCLFSADRLRINELPYCVSNCPNGVYYFGDKNEDAVTNGTTKETVRLSTLLKDNAAYRLMEELGQEPRVYYLPPKDRLFPFPEEENKNNHV; encoded by the coding sequence ATGGAAGAGAAAAAAGAACCAAAAGAAAATAAAAGAAGGGAGTTTCTTAAAACCCTGGGTATTATTGGTGCAGCTGGTGCAAGTGGAGCAATGGCACTATATTTTGGACAGCAATACGAAAAAATAAAATCCGGTAAAAAAGTCAGACTTTTAACAGTTGATAATAAAGTTGTGGAATTTGAAAACGGTGAACTAAAGGAATTTAAGGGCACAACTGAAGATTTTATTGCCAGAGGCAGAGAAGGACTGCCTGGTAAAAGCTGGGTAATGGTTATTGATCTTGCAAAATGTAGAAATGCTAGAAAATGTATTTCTGCCTGTCAGAATGCTCATCATTTAAAACCTGAACAGTATCATATTAACACACTGCAGATGCAGGATTCAGAAATGGCATCTCCTTATTTTATGCCTAAGCCATGTCAACATTGTGATAATCCGCCATGTGTTTCAGTTTGTCCCGTTGATGCAACATTTAAAAGAACTGATGGCCCGGTATTAATAGATAATGAGCGTTGTATTGGTTGTCGTTTTTGTATTGCTGCTTGTCCATATTCTGCCAGAATATTTAATTGGTTTGATCCTAAAGATGCAGAAAAATTTGCGAATGATCCTTACGATATAGAATTAAATGTTCCACAAAAAAGAGGCACTGTTTCAAAATGCTTATTTAGTGCAGATAGATTAAGGATAAATGAATTACCATATTGTGTTTCAAATTGTCCTAATGGTGTTTATTATTTTGGAGATAAAAATGAAGATGCTGTAACAAATGGTACAACAAAAGAAACTGTTAGATTAAGTACCTTACTTAAAGACAATGCAGCGTATCGGTTAATGGAAGAGTTAGGTCAGGAGCCAAGAGTATATTATCTTCCACCTAAAGACCGTCTTTTCCCATTTCCTGAAGAGGAAAATAAAAATAATCATGTGTAA
- the nrfD gene encoding polysulfide reductase NrfD codes for MDEKTKSGIIHDLLKSVKLNNGFYLWMAFLTCSLVFCLTAYYQQLTTGLGVTGLRDYVSWGMYIANFVFFVASSLIGMLISSVLGLTGQKWVTPITRMAEIIAFAFAAVAGLVIVSDMGRPERLLNVFIYGRFQSPILWDVTVVTTYVMISLLLFIVPMVPDLAIAYKTRTDLPKWQRLLYKLLSLNWVGSKEQKELLHKAVRILLILVIPVALAIHTVTSWLFAVTPRAGWNSTIFGPYFVTGAFVTGVASVIIAMYVFRKIYNLKDYIKDIHFDKIGKLLVLVSLVYLYFNINEFLVPGYKMPKHEAITLHSLFNGGHAIMFWFVQLAGLVIPIFLLLLKRFRKPTPLLIIGLFVFVGAWLKRYLIVIPTQEHPFLPVQNVPDSYTFYKPTFTEICITLASFILVLIIVSVLAKVFPLIPIQETIDEQNNKTESHEE; via the coding sequence ATGGACGAAAAAACAAAATCCGGAATAATACATGATTTACTGAAATCTGTAAAGTTAAATAATGGGTTTTATTTATGGATGGCATTTCTTACATGTAGCTTAGTTTTTTGCTTAACAGCGTATTATCAACAGTTAACAACAGGATTAGGTGTTACAGGGCTTAGGGACTATGTTTCCTGGGGAATGTATATTGCAAACTTTGTGTTCTTTGTTGCATCAAGTTTAATAGGAATGTTAATAAGTTCTGTATTAGGTTTAACAGGACAGAAATGGGTTACCCCTATAACAAGAATGGCAGAAATAATTGCATTTGCATTTGCTGCTGTTGCAGGTTTAGTTATAGTTTCTGATATGGGGCGCCCCGAAAGATTGTTGAATGTATTTATTTATGGTCGTTTTCAATCCCCAATATTATGGGATGTAACTGTTGTTACAACATATGTAATGATAAGTTTACTTTTATTTATTGTTCCAATGGTTCCTGATTTAGCAATTGCATACAAAACCAGAACTGATCTTCCAAAATGGCAGAGATTGCTATATAAATTATTGTCATTAAATTGGGTAGGTTCAAAAGAGCAAAAAGAATTATTACATAAAGCGGTCAGAATCCTTTTAATTTTGGTTATTCCTGTTGCTTTAGCTATACATACAGTTACTTCATGGTTATTTGCTGTAACCCCAAGAGCAGGATGGAACTCAACTATTTTTGGTCCTTACTTCGTAACCGGAGCATTTGTTACAGGTGTTGCATCTGTTATTATTGCAATGTATGTATTCAGAAAAATCTATAATTTAAAAGATTATATTAAAGATATTCACTTCGATAAAATTGGAAAACTTTTAGTTCTGGTTTCATTGGTTTATCTTTATTTTAATATAAATGAATTTTTAGTCCCTGGTTATAAAATGCCAAAGCACGAAGCAATAACATTGCACTCGTTATTTAATGGAGGACATGCAATAATGTTTTGGTTTGTTCAATTGGCAGGATTAGTTATTCCAATATTTTTACTTTTGTTAAAAAGATTTAGAAAACCTACACCATTATTAATTATTGGATTATTTGTTTTTGTAGGTGCATGGCTAAAAAGGTATTTAATTGTAATTCCTACTCAGGAACATCCATTTCTGCCGGTTCAGAATGTGCCTGATAGTTATACTTTCTATAAACCTACTTTTACTGAAATTTGTATAACACTTGCTTCATTTATACTAGTGTTAATTATTGTATCTGTGTTAGCAAAAGTATTTCCATTAATTCCAATTCAAGAAACTATTGATGAACAAAATAATAAAACTGAATCGCATGAAGAATAG